From one Portunus trituberculatus isolate SZX2019 chromosome 8, ASM1759143v1, whole genome shotgun sequence genomic stretch:
- the LOC123499183 gene encoding peptidyl-prolyl cis-trans isomerase-like 1 isoform X2, whose protein sequence is MARHRSPQTMGDITLELYWKHAPNTCRNFAELSRRGYYNGCKFHRIIRDFMIQGGDPTGTGRGGASIYGKHFNDEIHEELKHTGAGLLSMANAGPDTNGSQFFLTLAPTQWLDSKHTIFGRVSAGMQVVKRMGLVETDNGDRPVDPVKIKRAYVKMH, encoded by the exons ATGGCCAGGCACAGGTCACCACAAAC GATGGGTGACATCACACTGGAGCTGTACTGGAAACACGCCCCCAACACTTGCCGCAACTTTGCCGAGCTGTCCCGCCGCGGCTACTACAATGGCTGCAAGTTCCATCGCATCATCCGGGACTTCATGATTCAAG GCGGCGACCCAACAGGCACAGGGCGAGGTGGGGCGTCTATATACGGGAAGCACTTCAATGACGAGATACATGAGGAACTGAAGCACACCGGGGCGGGGCTGCTGTCCATGGCCAACGCGGGGCCGGACACTAACGGCTCCCAGTTCTTCCTGACCCTGGCGCCGACACAGTGGCTGGACAGCAAGCACACAATATTCG GTCGAGTATCTGCCGGGATGCAGGTGGTGAAGCGGATGGGGCTGGTGGAGACTGACAATGGTGACCGGCCAGTGGATCCCGTCAAGATCAAGCGAGCGTACGTCAAGATGCACTGA
- the LOC123499166 gene encoding protein shifted-like produces MRQRGRRKIKNLSLWLDQNQVKMFSGYLMEIFVIHDGRILPYILDPNFEKQLPVIPAQVENVTFTWSAGNKKYRYTFDQLQSQEEALLQVPTLSIAPHGTVPRRPQVFSVDMRCTGNLSGIATFSIGLLIHTQKKELLPGMPLRLRLRKECRQQGPDPECDQKCQNGGVCDASQQCQCPEGYMGQYCDTALCYPQCLNGGSCTTPGRCSCPPGFQGRHCEGGICQTKCKNGGKCIQKDRCKCRRGFFGNWCQYSQCFVACINGGKCRGVNKCRCPLGFAGDHCEVVLVQGRPPRQPHRCRRRCRHGTCHGGVSMPPRLLREVVP; encoded by the exons atgagacaaagaggaagaagaaaaatcaagaatctTTCACTGTGGCTGGACCAGAACCAAGTCAAGATGTTTAGTG GTTACCTAATGGAGATCTTCGTTATCCACGATGGCCGCATCCTTCCTTACATTCTTGACCCTAATTTTGAGAAGCAGCTCCCTGTTATCCCcgcccag gtAGAGAACGTCACCTTTACCTGGAGTGCCGGGAACAAGAAGTACCGGTACACCTTTGATCAGCTGCAGTCACAGGAGGAGGCACTGCTGCAGGTGCCCACACTGTCCATCGCCCCACACGGCACTGTCCCACGCAGAccccaag TGTTCTCGGTGGACATGCGGTGTACTGGTAACCTTTCTGGCATAGCGACGTTCAGTATCGGCCTTCTCATCCACACCCAGAAGAAGGAACTGCTGCCGGGGATGCCTCTGCGACttaggctgaggaaggagtgtcGCCAACAGG ggCCAGATCCAGAGTGTGACCAGAAGTGCCAGAACGGAGGCGTGTGTGATGCCAGCCAGCAGTGCCAGTGTCCTGAAGGTTACATGGGCCAGTACTGTGACACGGCACTCTGCTATCCACAGTGTCTCAACGGGGGATCCTGCACTACCCCTGGCCGCTGCTCCTGTCCCCCGGGGTTTCAAGGGCGCCACTGTGAAGGAg gCATCTGTCAGACGAAGTGCAAGAACGGAGGCAAGTGTATACAGAAGGACAGGTGCAAGTGTCGCCGTGGCTTTTTCGGAAACTGGTGTCAATACa gtCAGTGTTTCGTGGCGTGTATTAACGGGGGAAAGTGTCGCGGGGTGAACAAGTGCCGGTGTCCCTTGGGGTTCGCCGGGGATCATTGTGAGGTGGTGCTGGTCCAGGGAAGGCCGCCGCGCCAGccccaccgctgccgccgccgctgtcgCCACGGGACATGCCACGGAGGAGTGTCAATGCCTCCAAGGTTACTCCGGGAGGTGGTGCCGTAg
- the LOC123499183 gene encoding peptidyl-prolyl cis-trans isomerase-like 1 isoform X1 produces the protein MSIPDKSWQPPYVVLETSMGDITLELYWKHAPNTCRNFAELSRRGYYNGCKFHRIIRDFMIQGGDPTGTGRGGASIYGKHFNDEIHEELKHTGAGLLSMANAGPDTNGSQFFLTLAPTQWLDSKHTIFGRVSAGMQVVKRMGLVETDNGDRPVDPVKIKRAYVKMH, from the exons ATGTCCATCCCTGACAAGTCCTGGCAGCCTCCCTACGTGGTATTGGAAACCTC GATGGGTGACATCACACTGGAGCTGTACTGGAAACACGCCCCCAACACTTGCCGCAACTTTGCCGAGCTGTCCCGCCGCGGCTACTACAATGGCTGCAAGTTCCATCGCATCATCCGGGACTTCATGATTCAAG GCGGCGACCCAACAGGCACAGGGCGAGGTGGGGCGTCTATATACGGGAAGCACTTCAATGACGAGATACATGAGGAACTGAAGCACACCGGGGCGGGGCTGCTGTCCATGGCCAACGCGGGGCCGGACACTAACGGCTCCCAGTTCTTCCTGACCCTGGCGCCGACACAGTGGCTGGACAGCAAGCACACAATATTCG GTCGAGTATCTGCCGGGATGCAGGTGGTGAAGCGGATGGGGCTGGTGGAGACTGACAATGGTGACCGGCCAGTGGATCCCGTCAAGATCAAGCGAGCGTACGTCAAGATGCACTGA
- the LOC123499177 gene encoding EKC/KEOPS complex subunit TPRKB-like gives MAFSVVLQDEARTVCRLVLFREVENAGPLRKLILAGQVEASLIQPQMVVAPFQVAVAANRAVRAQALGKMATRSLYTEVIFNLSTKKNIMNALKTFGMGEEDKEVLAVVLGTEEEVEDKVTKITQQINGKVVDTSELADLTQEARVQELYKVTPEELKVGSLLEAVVSRMACRDFLTL, from the exons ATGGCGTTCTCGGTGGTGCTGCAGGACGAGGCTCGCACGGTGTGTCGCCTGGTGCTGTTCAGGGAGGTGGAGAACGCCGGCCCGCTGCGCAAACTGATACTGGCGGGGCAGGTGGAAGCCAGCCTCATCCAGCCACAGATG GTGGTGGCACCGTTccaggtggcggtggcggccaACAGGGCAGTAAGGGCACAAGCACTTGGCAAGATGGCAACACGCTCCCTGTACACCGAGGTCATCTTTAACCTCTCCACCAAGAAGAac ATAATGAATGCCCTTAAGACCTTCGGAatgggggaggaggacaaggaggttcTGGCTGTGGTGCTGGggacagaggaagaggtggaggacaaGGTTACCAAGATCACACAGCAAATCAATGGCAAG gttgtgGACACGTCAGAGCTGGCTGACCTGACACAGGAGGCTCGAGTGCAGGAGTTATACAAGGTGACACCAGAGGAGCTTAAGGTTGGGAGTCTGTTAGAGGCTGTGGTGTCTCGCATGGCGTGCCGAGACTTCCTGAccctatga
- the LOC123499926 gene encoding ciliary rootlet coiled-coil protein 2-like, whose amino-acid sequence MASYIDADRRLVLYSTVQYVGAPHFISVSCAQAGDGAGVRAALRAGANHHLPGPEGRLPLHVAAAAGHADAITGLLQAGADLHAPSGMTRDDGRRAGAASGGGGRPRGGPQVVGGGGAPLDGTDDKGRTAVHWAALRGQQEALVTLHTLGCDPHALDKGHANALHFAAASGSLETVRWLVEVTGVSVTQTDHNDRSPYVVAKRKGHKNLLGFLKQAQEREQSQHSAHHRQQSQPSPSAWVYNQSDSQHQSAPWRGSQHGQRASVTRARSQDLSTLGQQQQNQHSYPPRPKSQHSLPAPNQHQVVTRGYSHPESASWDSSQRGSMSSQKSPQQVVSRQQESANWDSSQQNHHQVVTRVHSQPESARWNSSQHRSLSRQQSQRSTSTWVESQQERQHQEREEPRSALALLTQQNQDYKRRIAQLEEQEAQARQRTTSDQTSLAELRKEVERLTGILQSEGREAASMEEVAALREEVHHLNFLLEDTGRRALANQEEQQRKIESLKGQEELNQRTVAELTRRLTLAEESNVAMMAEARDRERSETLLRGEVDRLKLSLSSAPKSEAFAQLQARANRLTEQDTLHRQAILALRRQLEATRVPSPAPQPNPLLSTSSAPDQRRLKEALLQAEKSREEVAALSAQLQATQGRLAEAERLVVSYKRQLGECVRELREERERGDQMTAALREEVTELRGRMEAVKRRAVASLTRAPSSSDA is encoded by the exons atggcgtccTACATTGATGCTGACAGAAggctg GTGCTGTACAGTACTGTGCAATACGTGGGTGCACCACACTTCATCTCG GTGTCATGTGCGCAGGCGGGAGATGGGGCGGGGGTGCGGGCGGCGCTACGGGCCGGGGCGAACCACCACCTGCCGGGACCCGAGGGACGTCTGCCACTGcacgtggcggcggcggcaggtcaTGCAGATGCTATCACTGGGCTGTTACAGGCTGGCGCCGACCTGCACGCCCCCAGCGGCATGACCAGGGATGACGGtag GAGGGCGGGCGCTGCATCTGGCGGCGGAGGGCGGCCACGTGGAGGCCCTCAGGTTGTTGGCGGCGGCGGGGCTCCTCTGGACGGCACGGATGACAAAG GTCGAACAGCAGTGCACTGGGCGGCGCTAAGAGGTCAACAGGAGGCGCTTGTGACCTTACATACCCTCGGCTGTGACCCCCACGCCCTGGATAAAGGTCATGCTAACGCCCTCCACTTCGCTGCGGCCTCGGGGTCACTGGAGACTGTGCGCTGGCTGGTGGAGGTCACAGGCGTCTCCGTGACTCAGACTGACCACAATGATAGGTCACCGTATGTCGTGGCCAAGAGGAAAGGTCATAAGAACTTGCTGGGTTTtttaaag caagcacaggagagagagcagagtcAGCACTCAGCACACCACCGCCAGCAGAGTCAGCCGAGCCCCTCAGCATGGGTATACAATCAGTCTGACAGTCAGCACCAGTCAGCACCCTGGAGAGGAAGTCAGCACGGTCAGCGCGCCTCTGTAACTCGCGCCAGAAGTCAGGACCTGTCAACATTgggtcagcagcagcagaatcAGCACTCCTACCCACCGCGGCCAAAAAGTCAGCACAGTTTACCAGCACCAAATCAGCACCAGGTTGTGACTCGTGGTTATAGTCACCCAGAGTCAGCAAGTTGGGATTCGAGTCAGCGCGGGTCCATGTCGAGTCAGAAAAGTCCGCAGCAGGTTGTGTCTCGTCAGCAGGAATCAGCAAACTGGGATTCGAGTCAGCAGAATCATCACCAGGTTGTGACTCGTGTGCATAGTCAGCCCGAGTCAGCAAGGTGGAATTCAAGTCAGCATAGATCCTTGTCACGTCAGCAGAGTCAGCGGAGCACGTCAACATGGGTGGAGAGTCAGCAGGAGCGTCAGCaccaggagagggaggagccGCGGTCAGCACTCGCGCTCCTCACTCAGCAGAACCAAGATTATAAGCGGAGAatt GCGCagctggaggagcaggaggcacAGGCGCGGCAGAGGACAACATCTGACCAAACCTCCCTTGCTGAACtcaggaaggaggtggagaggctCACTGGAATCCTTCAGAGTGAG GGTCGAGAGGCGgccagcatggaggaggtggCGGCACTGCGGGAGGAGGTGCATCATCTCAACTTTTTACTGGAAGACACGGGGAGGCGCGCCCTTGCCAACCag GAGGAACAGCAGCGGAAGATTGAGAGTCTAAAGGGCCAGGAGGAACTCAACCAGAGGACCGTGGCGGAGCTAACGAGGAGACTGACACTGGCTGAGGAGAGCAACGTGGCCatgatg GCTGaggcgagagacagagagagaagcgagaCCCTCCTGAGAGGCGAGGTGGACAGACTGAAGCTGAGTCTGTCCTCTGCACCAAAATCTGAAGCATTTGCACAA CTGCAGGCGCGGGCGAACAGACTGACTGAGCAGGACACCCTTCACAGGCAGGCCATCCTTGCCTTACGCAGACAGCTGGAGGCAACCCGCGTCCCCTCCCCCGCCCCCCAGCCAAACCCCCTGCTTTCCACTTCTTCGGctccg GACCAGAGAAGGCTGAAGGAGGCGTTGCTGCAGGCTGAGAAGAGCAGGGAGGAGGTTGCCGCGCTCTCCGCCCAGCTGCAGGCCACACAGGGTAGACTGGCCGAGGCTGAGCGGCTGGTCGTCTCTTATAAG cgGCAGTTGGGGGAGTGTGTTAGAGAGCTGCGAGAGGAGCGGGAGAGGGGAGACCAGATGACGGCGGCGCTGCGGGAGGAGGTGACGGAGCTAAGGGGCAGAATGGAGGCAGTGAAGAGAAGGGCTGTGGCTTCCCTCACCCGCGCCCCGTCCTCCTCcgatgcctga
- the LOC123499899 gene encoding putative mediator of RNA polymerase II transcription subunit 12, with the protein MIRAPSFIQNHGRALAVAWRRSGAVARSASVPPSCRACRDVHTSAAVQGKDDQTGRDHLGRPVPSAEVKRAAAKVAGWKDSWDKPVAGQQGGTLKDILKQQPELLKPTKEAAGSSSSDKDASVPHLPHRQPASAAAKPPRARKTPPPKQAAPKPTPAKPATPAQKKAAPPTTAAKKPASEPAAAKQNLQLQSPNSKLQSLNQQLQSLNQQLQSLNLQLQNQQLQSPNQQLQSLKQQLQSLKQQLQSLKQQLQSPNQQLQSPNQQLQSLNQQLQSLNQQLQSLNQQLQKSLNQQLQSLNQQLQSPNQQLQNLNQQLQSLNQQLQKSLNQQLQSLNQQLQSPNQQLQNLNQQLQSLNQQLQSLNQQLQSPN; encoded by the exons ATGATCAGAGCTCCGAGCTTCATACAG AATCATGGGCGCGCCCTGGCTGTGGCGTGGCGTCGGAGCGGGGCTGTGGCGCGGTCGGCCTCCGTACCTCCCTCCTGCAGGGCCTGCCGCGATGTGCACACTTCGGCTGCGGTGCAAGGCAAGGATGACCAGACAGGCCGCGACCATTTAGGGCGCCCCGTGCCCTCTGCCGAGGTGAAGCGCGCGGCAGCCAAGGTAGCGGGATGGAAGGACTCCTGGGACAAGCCTGTGGCGGGGCAGCAAGGCGGCACACTCAAGGACATCCTGAAACAGCAGCCTGAGTTGCTCAAGCCCACCAAAGAGGCTGCTGGATCCTCCTCCTCAGACAAAGACGCCTCGGTGCCGCACTTGCCACACCGTCAGCCTGCATCCGCAGCCGCCAAGCCCCCACGCGCCAGGAAGACACCACCTCCAAAACAGGCCGCGCCCAAGCCCACACCGGCCAAACCTGCGACTCCAGCACAGAAGAAAGCTGCCCCACCGACCACAGCCGCCAAGAAACCTGCTTCTGAGCCTGCAGCTGCAAA GCAGAACCTGCAGCTGCAAAGCCCGAACTCAAAGCTGCAAAGCCTGAACCAGCAGCTGCAAAGCCTGAACCAACAGCTGCAAAGCCTGAACCTGCAGTTGCAGAACCAGCAGCTGCAAAGCCCAAACCAGCAGCTGCAAAGCCTGAAGCAGCAGCTGCAAAGCCTGAAGCAGCAGCTGCAAAGCCTGAAGCAGCAGCTGCAAAGCCCAAACCAGCAGCTGCAAAGCCCGAACCAGCAGCTGCAAAGCCTGAACCAGCAGCTGCAAAGCCTGAACCAGCAGCTGCAAAGCCTGAACCAGCAGCTGCAAAAAAGCCTGAACCAGCAACTGCAAAGTCTGAACCAGCAGCTGCAAAGCCCAAACCAGCAGCTGCAAAACCTGAACCAGCAGCTGCAAAGCCTGAACCAGCAGCTGCAAAAAAGCCTGAACCAGCAACTGCAAAGTCTGAACCAGCAGCTGCAAAGCCCAAACCAGCAGCTGCAAAACCTGAACCAGCAGCTGCAAAGCCTGAACCAGCAGCTGCAAAGTCTGAACCAGCAGCTGCAAAGCCCAAACTAG
- the LOC123499909 gene encoding putative mediator of RNA polymerase II transcription subunit 12, whose product QLQSLNQQLQSLNQQLQSLNQQLQNLNQQLQSLNQQLQSLNQQLQSLNQLLQSPNQQLQSLNQQLQSLNQQLQNLNQQLQSLNQQLQSLNQQLQSLNQQLQSLNQQQQSLNQQLQSLNQQLQSLNQLLQKNLNQQLQSLNQQLQSLNQQLQNLNQQLQSLNQQLQSLNLQQQSLNQLLQSLNQQLQRQNQ is encoded by the coding sequence CAGCTGCAAAGCCTGAACCAGCAGCTGCAAAGCCTGAACCAGCAGCTGCAAAGTCTGAACCAGCAGCTGCAAAACCTGAACCAGCAGCTGCAAAGTCTGAACCAGCAGCTGCAAAGCCTGAACCAGCAGCTGCAAAGCTTGAACCAGCTGCTGCAAAGCCCGAACCAGCAGCTGCAAAGCCTGAACCAGCAGCTGCAAAGTCTGAACCAGCAGCTGCAAAACCTGAACCAGCAGCTGCAAAGTCTGAACCAGCAGCTGCAAAGCCTGAACCAGCAGCTGCAAAGCCTGAACCAGCAGCTGCAAAGCCtgaaccagcagcagcaaagcctgAACCAGCAGCTGCAAAGTCTGAACCAGCAGCTGCAAAGTCTGAACCAGCTGCTGCAAAAAAACCTGAACCAGCAGCTGCAAAGTCTGAACCAGCAGCTGCAAAGCCTGAACCAGCAGCTGCAAAACCTGAACCAGCAGCTGCAAAGCCTGAATCAGCAGCTGCAAAGCCTGAACCTGCAGCAGCAAAGCCTGAACCAGCTGCTGCAAAGTCTGAACCAGCAGCTGCAAAGGCAGAACCAGTAG
- the LOC123499918 gene encoding ATP synthase subunit beta, mitochondrial-like produces the protein KQQQNPVLRLRRRQQPAAAASAAAVAADSPLTTQTEEGTSGAGRVVAVIGAVVDVAFQGELPSILSALEVEHRQPRLVLEVAQHLGGNTVRTIAMDGTEGLVRGNVVKDTGSPISIPVGAATLGRIMNVIGEPIDERGPISSASKSAIHAEAPPFVEMSVEQQILVTGIKVVDMLAPYSKGGKIGLFGGAGVGKTVLIMELINNVAKAHGGYSVFAGVGERTREGNDLYHEMIESGVISLNDDSSKVALVYGQMNEPPGARARVALTGLTVAEYFRDQEGQDVLFFVDNIFRFTQAGSEVSALLGRIPSAVGYQPTLATDMGSMQERITTTTKGSITSVQAIYVPADDLTDPAPATTFAHLDATTVLSRGIAELGIYPAVDPLDSTSRILDPNVIGPRHYSTARGVQKILQDYKSLQDIIAILGMDELSEEDKLTVSRARKVQKFMSQPFQVAEVFTGYQGKFVSLQDTIRSFEEILEGKHDNLPEAAFYMVGGIEEVVAKAEQLAQ, from the exons aagcagcagcagaacccAGTGCTGAGGCTCAGGAGGCGGCAGCAGCCTGCGGCAGCAGCCTCAGCAGCAGCCGTTGCTGCTGACTCCCCACTCACCACACAGACTGAGGAAG GAACCAGTGGGGCGGGGCGAGTGGTGGCAGTGATTGGCGCCGTGGTGGACGTGGCCTTCCAGGGGGAGCTGCCGTCCATCCTCAGTGCCCTGGAGGTGGAGCACAGGCAACCCAGACTGGTGCTGGAGGTGGCACAGCATCTAG gtGGCAACACAGTGCGTACCATCGCCATGGACGGCACGGAGGGGCTGGTGAGAGGAAATGTGGTGAAGGACACAGGCAGCCCTATCTCCATTCCAGTGGGCGCTGCCACTCTCGGGAGGATCATGAATGTTATTG GCGAACCAATAGACGAGAGAGGTCCCATATCCTCCGCCAGCAAGTCTGCCATCCACGCAGAGGCTCCCCCATTTGTGGAGATGAGTGTGGAGCAACAAATCCTGGTGACTGGCATTAAGGTTGTGGATATGCTGGCTCCATACTCCAAGGGTGGCAAGATTG GTCTGTTTGGCGGTGCTGGTGTGGGCAAAACAGTGCTTATCATGGAGCTGATTAACAATGTGGCGAAGGCTCATGGTGGTTACTCAGTGTTTGCTGGCGttggagaaagaacaagagaagggaaTGACCTGTACCACGAGATGATTGAGTCTGGTGTCATCTCCCTCAACGACGATTCTTccaag GTAGCACTAGTGTACGGCCAAATGAATGAGCCTCCAGGTGCCAGGGCGCGTGTGGCACTGACGGGGCTGACAGTGGCAGAGTACTTCAGGGACCAAGAGGGCCAGGATGTGTTGTTCTTTGTTGATAACATTTTCAG ATTCACCCAGGCAGGTTCAGAGGTGTCAGCCCTGCTTGGTCGCATCCCCTCGGCTGTGGGATACCAACCCACTCTGGCCACCGACATGGGGAGTATGCAAGAgagaattaccaccaccactaaaggaTCCATTACTTCTGtccag GCTATCTATGTGCCAGCTGATGACCTCACAGATCCCGCCCCTGCCACCACTTTTGCACATCTCGACGCCACCACTGTGCTGTCCCGAGGCATTGCTGAGTTAGGAATATACCCAGCAGTGGACCCCTTGGACTCCACCTCTCGCATTCTGGACCCTAATGTAATTGGTCCGCGCCACTACTCCACAGCCAGAGGAGTCCAGAAGATCCTGCAG GACTACAAATCACTACAAGACATCATTGCTATTCTGGGCATGGATGAGCTGTCAGAGGAGGACAAGTTAACAGTGTCCAGGGCAAGGAAGGTACAGAAATTCATGTCCCAGCCCTTCCAGGTGGCAGAAGTCTTCACCGGCTACCAGGGAAAGTTTGTCTCGCTGCAGGACACTATCAGG AGCTTTGAGGAGATCTTGGAGGGGAAGCACGACAACCTTCCTGAGGCAGCCTTCTACATGGTGGGCGGCATTGAGGAGGTCGTGGCCAAGGCAGAGCAGCTGGCGCAGtga